The Chloroflexota bacterium DNA segment CGACGCCATCATGCGGCTGCTCACCGAGCCGGAGCCGATCACCCACCGGAGCGACTGGTTCCAGTTGAACGACGCGACGCTCCATCTCAGCCCCTACACGAAGCCGCATTTCCCGATTGCGGTAGCCTCGGTGCAGTCACCGGCCGGCGTGACGCTGGCCGGCAAGCACGGCCTCGGCGTGCTCTCGCTCGGCTCGTTCGTCGGGCACCGCGGGGCCGTCGATCCGAAGGCGCAGTGGGCGGTGGCCGAGGAGACGGCCGCGAAGCACGGCAGGACCATGAACCGCGCCGAGTGGCGGATTGTCACGCCGCTGCACGTCGCCCCGTCGCGCAAAGAGGCGTTGGCGGACATCAAGGCCGGGGGCCTGGAGTTCCTGACCAGATACTGGGAGCAGGCGCTCGGGAACACGCGTGGCAGCCTGCGCGCCGTCGACCGGCCGACGGACGACGAGACGCTGATCGAGCAGCTTGCCGAGAGCGGCCAGTGGATCGTCGGCTCTCCTGACGATTGTATCGCCGCCATCGAGCATCTTCAGGCGATCACCGGCGGCTTCGGCGGCCTGTTGATTCGGGCGCAAGAGTTCACCACGCCCGAGAAGATCCGCCAGAGCTACGAGCTGTTCGCGCGGTACGTCATGCCACGCTTCCAGCACTCGCTGCTGCCGCTGGAGCAGTCGTATCAGCGGGTGGTGGCGAACGTCGCCGAGACTTCGTCACAGGGACGGGCGGCCATCGAGCGCGCCCATCAACGCTACGAGCAGCAGACCGCCGCCGAGCGGCGTTAGTGGCTCGTCCGGCGTCAATCACCGGGTCGCTCAGTGCCGGTCATCATCCCGACCCCATTCGGCACGCTCAGGGCAAGCTACGCGAGGCACGAGCACACCCCTCCGTCATCCCGACCGCGGCGAGGCACGAGCGGAGTGGAGGGATCTTCTCCTTCTGTAGCGTGAGGAAGATCCCTCGACTGCGTTCGCACGCTCACGTCACTCGGGATGACGGTGACGGGAGCAGCCTCACCTCGCTCGGGATGACGGGGAAGGTCGTCACGTGCGTAGCGGGGGTGTGCTCAGTGCTGGCCGACGCTCGCCGCCATCGCCGAGGCACAGTTGACGCAGCAGAAGGTCTGACCGTTCCGCTCCGCCAGGGTCGTCTGATCCACCAGTGGCACGTGGCAGTGGGCGCACATCTCCGTCGTTGCGCGACCGCGCATCTGCCCGTGCTCGGCGCTCGAACAGTTGGTGCAGCAGAAGGTCCGCCCGCCATGCTCGACCATGGTGGCGTGGTCAGTGATGGCGACATGACAGTGGGCGCAGGTAGTGTGCGGCATCTGGCTCCCTCCAGCCGAACTCAGCGGCAGAAGGCCAGCACAGCCCGTGCCAACGTCGGCTGAGGGGCCTCTGACGAGGTCGCGCTACCGACCCGGTGGTACGGATGGGGAGCCCAGGGCGATTGCCGCGGCAACTCGTCGATCTTCATCACCCTCCGACCGCTCATTCCGTGGCGCTACAAGGACACGAACGAACGGGCAATCACCCTGCCGGGGACTCACGGTTTCGGCGCAGGATCCGCGGCGCGGCCTACAATCGAAGCACAGGCCGCTGCCGAGACGCCGCCCGGCGAGCGTTTCCGAGGCACGTGGCCGCAGGGAGGTCGCCCGATGGCGGTCGTCAACATCGAGGTCTACTCGGACGTGGTCTGCCCGTGGTGCTTCGTCGGGCGCAAGCGGCTGGAGAAGGCCGTGCACCTGCTCGACGGCAAACACGAGATCCACGTCACCTGGAAGCCGTATCAGCTCAACTCGTGGATACCGCCTGAGGGGATGGACCGCGCCGAGTACCGCCGCATGAAATTTGGCAGCGCCGAGCGATCCTCCAGCATGGACAACCGGCTGGCCGAGGCCGGGCGCGGGGAGGGCATCGAGCTGGCCTTCGACCGCATCACGCGGACGCCGAACACCCTGGCGGCGCATCGACTGATCTGGCTGGCCGAGCGCGAGGGGCGGCAGATCGAGATGGTGGACACGCTGTTCCAGGCCTACTTCACGGACGGCAAGGACATCGGCAATCCAGATCAGCTGACCGAACTGGCGGCTGCTGCCGGCCTCGACGCCGACGCCGTCCGCGCGTTCCTGGCGACGGATGAAGGCCTCGCCGAGGTCGAGGCTGAAGAGGAAGCCGGGCGCGGGCTCGGGATCGACGGTGTGCCGTTCTTCCTGCTGGCCGGCAAGTACGGCGTCTCGGGCGCGCAGCCGGCCGAGGTGCTGGTGGACGTCATCGAGCGGGTGGTGGAGCTGGAGCGGCCGAAGACACCCGAGCTGCTGGCCGTCGGAGCCGTGGCGACCGGTGCGACCTGCTCCGTGGACGACCCGGAAAACTGCTAGGGGCGTGGGGCGTGGGGCGTGGGAGTATCCGGCCGCACATGCGCCACAGGTCAATGGCAAACCTGCAACGCCCCTTGTCATCCTGAGCGCAGCGAAGGACCTCACCCGCTGACGCGAACATCGACGGTCAGCGGGTGAGGTGCAGCATGATGGTCGGCCGATAACGAGAATGTTGGCGGTCAGCGGGTGAGGTCCTTCGCTGCGCTCAGGCTGACAACTGCGACTTGCACACGTTCACCACGATCCACGGCCCTCAGCCCGCCAGGCCGGCTTCCGTCCAGGTAGCGGCATCGTCCACCGTCATCAGGCCGACCGGCTCGACCCGGCCATCCTGGTAGCCCCACTGCTCCACGTCCACCACGTACTGCGTGCGTGACAGGACCGGGCCGTTACACAGCGGGCCGTCGGCATCCGGCGGCGTGAGCGCATCTTCCGAGGTCATGCCGGTCTCCGCCCGCCGCAGCAGCAGCCTCAGCAGGCCGGCCGGCAGCCGCGCTTGCTCCTCCGGGTAGATGTACCCGAAGAGGATCAGGTGGCTCAGGAGCACCGGCCAGTGCCGCCCGAAGCGGGCCAGCAGTCGCCGCCAGTCCATCGTCTCGGCGCGGGCGCGCAGCAGGTGGGCCACGTCCGCGCCGTCGAAGCGCTCGCGCTCCATGATGAGCGCCTTCTGCCAGATCATCTCCTCGGCTGGCACGATCTTGACCGGCACATCCAGGACCGTCTCGTCCACGGCGTGCGCGAACCAGAGGTCGTCCACGGGCGCGACGCCGTTACCCGAGCCGAAGATGATGTCCACAACATGCTCGCCGCAGTAGGCCTTCGCCAGCCAGTGCGGGAACGGAACGTCGCCGCGGCAGCCGTCCTGTTCGAGGGCCGCCAGTGCTCGTGGATGGTCAGCTTCCCGAACGAAAACGTCCAGATCCTTGGTGTGGCGGGCGATGCCGGTGTACCGCTCGAAGGCGTACGCGCCGCCGACCAGAAACGGTACCTCCTCCTGGTGGAGCCGCCACAGTGCGCGACGGTAGAACGCCCTGGTCTCGGGATCGAGGTGGCGCTCCGGGTACCCTTGCACCGGCATGGGCACGGCCAGCGGCGCGTGCCCGGTGGCTGGCAGGGTCTGCCTGGCTGCCGGAGCAGCCTTCGCGGCGCGCGCGGCCTTCGCGGTGCGCGTGGCCCGCGGCGACCCGTGCCCGGTAGTCGATGCCGTTGATGCGTGCATGGTTGATGCGTGCATGGTGTGCTCCACTGTGCCCTTGCTCGGGGCGGGAACGGCGTCCGCCGGCCCGGCCGCTGGCGGAGACGAGGCCGGGTCGACGAACGCCGCTGAAGAGATCGCTGACAGGGATGTCTGAAGACGGATCAGCTCGTCGTCGAACTGCCCAAGGGATGCTCGGTCAGGCCGAAGCTCGATCTGCTCGGGCGCTGGATGGTGGATGGTGATTGCTGCCTGGTGGGTGCATCAGTTCGTCAGATGCCGCGCCGCGCGTCTGCGTGACAGGCGATTGGCAGCCGGCGAGGACGGTGTTCGCCCTGCTGGAAACCGTCAGGACTGCTGAGAATCAGACCGGTGTGGCGTGCTGCGCCTCCTGCCGTGCGTTGAGGCCCACGCGCTGCACGGCAGCCTGCTGCCCGGATGGCTGTTGGCCGGATGGCTGTTGGCCAGATGGCTGCTCGGCGTGCGGCTGCTGCCCGTTCGGACCGGCGAGGCCGTTGTGGCTCCGGCCTTCTGTCGGCGGCGCCTCGGTCTGGGCCGGCCCGCGCGTCGGCAGCTCGAAGATGCGGAACGGCGGCCGATCCGGGAAGTGCGCCCGCAGCAGCGGCGCGGAGACGTTGTAGACCGGGATCTCGGCCTGCGTGTGGCCCTCGAGGCTGCCGTGATGCGCGTGCCCGTGCAGGACGGCAGTCACCGGGTAGCGGTTGATGGGCTCTTCCAGCCGGCTGCTGCCCAGGAACGGCATGATCTCCAGCGGCTCGCCCTCGCAGGTCGCCTGGATCGGCGAGTAGTGCATCAGCACGATCTTCTGCTCGGTGCGCAGGCGGGCCAGCGCCGATTCGAGCTTCAGCGCCTCCTGCAGCGCTTCCTGCACGAACGCCTTGATGGCAGGCTCCCCCCACGATCCGAGCGTCCGTGACCCGAAGCCGCCGCCGAACCCCTTGATGCCGGCAAACCCGACGCCCTTGATCTCGCAAGCGTCGCCGTCGAGCACCTGGATACCGCCCTCACAGAGGATCTGCTTGACGGCGTCCTGCTGCTCGGACTCGAAGTCGTGGTTGCCGAGGACCGCCACGATGGGCACCCGGACCACGCTCAGCTCGCGCACCAGGATCTGGGCCTCCTCGGCCAGCCCGTAGTCCGCGAGATCGCCGCAGAGCACCAGGACGTCGGCCAGCTCGTTGACCGCCTGGAAGATCGGCGCGAGCGCACCCTGCGAGCGCGTCGTGCAGTGGACGTCGCCCACGGCGGCCACGCGTACGGTGCTGCTCTGCTGAGGTATCTGCTGGGCTGCCCCTTCCATAGCGCCTCCTCTCCTCCGTGGGGTGGTCCGCGCCTCGCGCGTCGCCACGCGGTGTGCTGCTGTGTGGGATGTGCAGCCTGGGCAGAGGAGAGAAGCGCATGGCGCGTGCCAGCGCGCGATCAGCGATCAGCGATCAGCGATCAGCGATCAGCGATCAGCGATCAGCGATCAGCGATCAGCGATCAGCGAATCGTGAGCGATGCCTACCCCACCATGTCATCCTGAGTGAAGCGAGCTTGCGAGCGGAACGAAGGATCTCACCCGCTGACGCGATGGTGACGGTCAGCGGGTGAGGCAACACGATGATGGTCTGCGGGTGACGCAAGGGCTGACGGTCAGCGGGTGAGATCCTTCGCTGCGCTCAGGATGACAATTGCAGCTTGCATGCTTTCACCAACATTGACGACCCACGACCCACGACCCACGACCCACGACCCACGACCCACGACCCACGACCCACGACCCACGACCC contains these protein-coding regions:
- a CDS encoding LLM class flavin-dependent oxidoreductase, whose translation is MFRPARMKFGIFLAPFHRHYENPTLGIERDVRLIEMLDELDYDEAWIGEHHSAGWETIASPEVFMGIAATRTRRIMLGTGVISLPYHHPLMVANRMVLLDHMTRGRVMLGVGPGALLSDAQMLGIVPTRQREMMEESLDAIMRLLTEPEPITHRSDWFQLNDATLHLSPYTKPHFPIAVASVQSPAGVTLAGKHGLGVLSLGSFVGHRGAVDPKAQWAVAEETAAKHGRTMNRAEWRIVTPLHVAPSRKEALADIKAGGLEFLTRYWEQALGNTRGSLRAVDRPTDDETLIEQLAESGQWIVGSPDDCIAAIEHLQAITGGFGGLLIRAQEFTTPEKIRQSYELFARYVMPRFQHSLLPLEQSYQRVVANVAETSSQGRAAIERAHQRYEQQTAAERR
- a CDS encoding DsbA family oxidoreductase, which translates into the protein MAVVNIEVYSDVVCPWCFVGRKRLEKAVHLLDGKHEIHVTWKPYQLNSWIPPEGMDRAEYRRMKFGSAERSSSMDNRLAEAGRGEGIELAFDRITRTPNTLAAHRLIWLAEREGRQIEMVDTLFQAYFTDGKDIGNPDQLTELAAAAGLDADAVRAFLATDEGLAEVEAEEEAGRGLGIDGVPFFLLAGKYGVSGAQPAEVLVDVIERVVELERPKTPELLAVGAVATGATCSVDDPENC
- a CDS encoding nucleotidyltransferase family protein, translated to MPVQGYPERHLDPETRAFYRRALWRLHQEEVPFLVGGAYAFERYTGIARHTKDLDVFVREADHPRALAALEQDGCRGDVPFPHWLAKAYCGEHVVDIIFGSGNGVAPVDDLWFAHAVDETVLDVPVKIVPAEEMIWQKALIMERERFDGADVAHLLRARAETMDWRRLLARFGRHWPVLLSHLILFGYIYPEEQARLPAGLLRLLLRRAETGMTSEDALTPPDADGPLCNGPVLSRTQYVVDVEQWGYQDGRVEPVGLMTVDDAATWTEAGLAG
- a CDS encoding metallophosphoesterase — protein: MEGAAQQIPQQSSTVRVAAVGDVHCTTRSQGALAPIFQAVNELADVLVLCGDLADYGLAEEAQILVRELSVVRVPIVAVLGNHDFESEQQDAVKQILCEGGIQVLDGDACEIKGVGFAGIKGFGGGFGSRTLGSWGEPAIKAFVQEALQEALKLESALARLRTEQKIVLMHYSPIQATCEGEPLEIMPFLGSSRLEEPINRYPVTAVLHGHAHHGSLEGHTQAEIPVYNVSAPLLRAHFPDRPPFRIFELPTRGPAQTEAPPTEGRSHNGLAGPNGQQPHAEQPSGQQPSGQQPSGQQAAVQRVGLNARQEAQHATPV